A single region of the Candidatus Polarisedimenticolia bacterium genome encodes:
- a CDS encoding tetratricopeptide repeat protein, with amino-acid sequence MTSGPFQRTTTGGPFTGSPGGGSLSRLSPGTLLGTRYEILSVLGEGGMGTVYKAQDRELGRLVALKVIRPEMASRPEVLERFKREILLASQVTHRNVLRIHDLGEAGDIRFISMQYIEGANLKALLEQEGPLPLDRGLALARQIGDALQAAHDAGIVHRDLKPQNILIDRDGNAYIADFGISRSLAEGGTMTETGAILGTVDYMSPEQARGETPDHRGDLYSFGVILYEMFTGTLPFRASNVLSVMMKRLHEDAPTVRLSRPELPPWLSAIVARTLQRKPEDRYQSAGDLLRDLERQRASRSWKRFARPRYLVPAAALAAAAIVAAVLPHIPWPPWGSSAPPAPRASLVLLPFQNATGDPAYDWVRTGLPSLLRTELIEAKALRLVGESRTQEILAVLKLPENVEPSPASTLRIAGLLGAENVLAGRLVRIADRLRIDASLRVAGASRSPGDAVAGTSGTTSIVVDGEGDRAIFAMVDDLTRRVREQLGVARGVLERRRGATELSTHSVEALSLYSEGVALGRAGKDIDAAKRLEDALQKDPQFHVAQALLAETYDRLGYSDKAVAEAGKAIAGLGSASPYEAARIRGVQARLGGKTDEALKAYRDLCEIAPNSAEAFSDLAAIQEGAGDLEGALKSLLRVVALDPKYSSAHYALGRVRFKLGKPAEALQDFNAALALHTETGNQEGRAAVLNGLGNAYRTLGRHEEAFKNYQAALEIRQRIGDRRGTAMTLYNLGMIQRDLGRHDEGIKSTVEGVAISREIGYREGMALGYSNLGDLYQIAGRPEEALSSYQESLKIVREIDDPANLSRSLGNVGYINAVLGHYVEAFFFLKEALAKRREIGDKVEIVRSLIDLGFLEQVQGRYEEAVRYETEGLTLAREVDDKVEILVLSANLSNIHEDQGEYGPALSLLADAQKLAQEISDKAQQSTCLIYLGSIRRHLGDFDGAATALQEGLRLGQEMNNAPLQAEALINQAALLLLRGQKSRALPVSKEAVTRAIASHDQRLVLLSRLQEAEAAESVRDLEGVASRASASGLAPIEAAAHLALARVHVAAGRAKEAGLQAEQALKIAAPMRLRDVLFQACHLSGRSLQAQGRAAAAADRFSTSLGYLAEMRHGLTGADLRQFLNRPITAAFAKDAGALFQHANRNQDADRLRTLLSL; translated from the coding sequence ATGACCTCCGGTCCCTTCCAGCGAACCACGACGGGTGGTCCCTTCACGGGATCTCCCGGCGGCGGCTCCCTGTCCCGGCTGTCCCCCGGCACCCTCCTCGGGACCCGTTACGAGATTCTTTCCGTCCTCGGCGAAGGGGGCATGGGGACGGTCTACAAGGCCCAGGATCGGGAGCTGGGCCGCCTCGTCGCGCTCAAGGTGATCCGGCCCGAGATGGCGTCGCGCCCCGAGGTCCTCGAGCGCTTCAAGCGCGAGATTCTGCTCGCCAGCCAGGTGACCCACCGGAACGTCCTGCGCATCCACGACCTCGGCGAAGCGGGCGACATCCGGTTCATCTCGATGCAGTACATCGAGGGGGCCAATCTCAAAGCGCTCCTCGAGCAGGAGGGGCCGCTGCCGCTCGACCGCGGCCTCGCCCTCGCCCGGCAGATCGGCGATGCGCTCCAGGCGGCGCACGACGCCGGCATCGTGCACCGCGATCTGAAGCCCCAGAACATCCTGATCGACCGGGACGGCAACGCCTATATCGCCGACTTCGGGATCTCGCGCTCCCTGGCCGAGGGCGGGACCATGACCGAGACCGGCGCCATCCTAGGCACGGTCGACTACATGTCCCCCGAGCAGGCCCGCGGGGAGACGCCCGACCACCGCGGCGATCTCTATTCCTTCGGCGTCATTCTCTACGAGATGTTCACCGGAACCCTGCCGTTCCGGGCCTCGAACGTCCTGTCGGTCATGATGAAGCGGCTGCACGAGGACGCGCCGACCGTGCGGCTGTCGCGGCCCGAGCTGCCTCCGTGGCTGTCGGCGATCGTGGCGCGGACGCTCCAGCGGAAGCCGGAGGATCGCTACCAGAGCGCCGGGGATCTCCTGCGCGATCTCGAAAGGCAGCGCGCCTCGCGCTCGTGGAAGCGGTTCGCCCGGCCGCGTTACCTCGTCCCTGCGGCCGCGCTCGCGGCCGCGGCGATCGTGGCGGCCGTCCTGCCTCACATTCCCTGGCCGCCGTGGGGCTCATCGGCCCCGCCGGCGCCCCGGGCCTCGCTGGTCCTGCTGCCGTTTCAGAACGCCACCGGTGACCCGGCGTACGACTGGGTGCGCACGGGCCTGCCGAGCCTCCTCCGCACGGAGCTGATCGAGGCGAAGGCGCTCCGGCTGGTGGGCGAGAGCCGGACCCAGGAAATCCTCGCGGTCCTCAAGCTCCCCGAAAACGTCGAGCCCTCCCCCGCCAGCACGCTCCGGATCGCCGGGCTGCTCGGCGCCGAGAACGTCCTGGCCGGACGGCTCGTGCGCATCGCCGACCGTCTCCGGATCGACGCCAGCCTGCGCGTGGCCGGGGCTTCTCGGTCTCCCGGGGACGCGGTCGCCGGAACTTCCGGGACGACCTCCATCGTGGTGGACGGCGAGGGGGATCGGGCGATCTTCGCGATGGTGGACGACCTCACCCGGCGCGTCCGGGAGCAACTGGGGGTCGCGAGGGGGGTCCTGGAACGGCGGCGCGGCGCGACCGAGCTCTCCACGCACTCGGTCGAGGCGCTGTCGCTGTACAGCGAAGGCGTGGCGCTTGGCCGGGCCGGCAAAGATATCGACGCGGCGAAGCGACTGGAGGACGCGCTGCAGAAGGATCCGCAGTTCCACGTGGCGCAGGCCCTCCTGGCCGAGACGTACGACCGGCTCGGCTATTCCGACAAGGCGGTGGCCGAGGCGGGGAAGGCCATCGCGGGGCTCGGATCGGCCTCCCCTTACGAGGCCGCGCGCATCCGCGGCGTCCAGGCGCGACTTGGCGGGAAGACGGACGAGGCGCTGAAGGCATACCGGGACCTGTGCGAGATCGCCCCGAACAGCGCCGAAGCATTCTCCGACCTCGCGGCGATTCAGGAGGGCGCGGGCGACCTCGAAGGCGCCTTGAAATCGCTCCTCCGCGTCGTCGCCCTTGATCCGAAGTACTCGAGCGCTCATTACGCCCTGGGGCGCGTGCGCTTCAAGCTGGGGAAACCCGCCGAGGCGCTGCAGGATTTCAACGCCGCCCTGGCGCTGCACACGGAGACCGGCAACCAGGAGGGCCGTGCAGCGGTCCTCAACGGCCTGGGCAACGCTTACAGAACGCTGGGCCGGCACGAGGAGGCCTTCAAGAACTACCAGGCGGCGCTCGAGATCAGGCAGCGCATCGGCGATCGCCGGGGTACCGCAATGACCCTCTACAACCTGGGGATGATCCAGCGCGACCTGGGACGGCACGACGAGGGGATCAAGTCGACCGTCGAGGGCGTGGCGATCAGCCGGGAGATCGGTTATCGCGAGGGGATGGCGCTCGGCTACTCGAACCTGGGCGACCTGTACCAGATCGCCGGCCGGCCCGAGGAGGCCCTGAGCTCCTACCAGGAGAGCCTGAAAATCGTCCGCGAGATCGACGATCCCGCCAATCTGTCCCGCAGCCTCGGGAATGTCGGGTATATCAACGCCGTCTTGGGCCACTATGTCGAAGCGTTTTTCTTTCTCAAGGAGGCGCTGGCCAAGCGCCGCGAGATCGGAGACAAGGTCGAAATCGTGCGATCGCTCATCGACCTCGGCTTCCTCGAGCAGGTGCAAGGGCGGTACGAGGAAGCGGTCCGATACGAGACGGAAGGGCTGACGCTCGCCCGCGAAGTCGATGACAAGGTGGAGATTCTCGTGCTGTCGGCCAATCTGTCCAATATCCACGAGGACCAGGGTGAGTATGGTCCCGCCCTGTCGCTCCTGGCCGACGCGCAGAAGCTGGCTCAGGAGATCAGCGACAAGGCCCAGCAGTCCACCTGCCTGATCTATCTCGGGAGCATCCGGCGACACCTCGGCGATTTTGACGGCGCCGCCACGGCGCTGCAGGAGGGATTGCGACTGGGCCAGGAGATGAACAACGCCCCGCTCCAGGCGGAGGCCCTGATCAACCAGGCGGCGCTCCTGCTCCTCCGCGGCCAGAAGAGCCGGGCCCTGCCCGTCTCGAAGGAGGCCGTCACCCGGGCGATCGCGTCGCACGATCAGCGCCTCGTCCTGCTCTCCAGATTGCAGGAGGCGGAGGCCGCCGAGTCCGTGCGTGATCTGGAGGGCGTCGCCAGCAGGGCTTCCGCGTCCGGCCTGGCGCCGATCGAGGCGGCCGCACACCTGGCCCTCGCCCGGGTCCACGTGGCCGCGGGGCGCGCGAAGGAGGCGGGCCTGCAGGCAGAACAGGCGCTGAAGATCGCCGCACCGATGCGGTTGCGGGACGTCCTGTTCCAGGCCTGCCACCTGAGCGGCAGGTCCTTGCAGGCACAGGGCCGGGCCGCAGCTGCCGCCGACAGGTTCAGCACATCGCTGGGGTACCTCGCGGAAATGCGCCATGGGCTGACCGGAGCCGATCTGCGGCAGTTCCTGAACCGGCCGATCACGGCGGCGTTCGCCAAGGACGCGGGGGCCCTGTTTCAGCATGCGAACCGGAACCAGGACGCGGATCGGCTCCGCACCCTCCTGAGCCTCTGA
- a CDS encoding PxKF domain-containing protein: MYATSNPVRVAVFDLILAAWLAAGASYANAAVTTYADEASFLEALGEASARHETFDQFATGTQINDQISGVVFSSPHQDSGAYYPIQVLDDPGATSRPNVLGGGYLSESPGESLQIMVLDFAPSISAFSFYLTDYDPNGTPASVRLELPNEGSATFPLSNTSESELTPVFFGATSNVPILRVIITSGLQGGGFEEFGIDDLRYLAIREGDTNPPECHGAPAEEEGVPGINGSAAEIGVFESGIQRVFLDEGSSNLSLTVAPFDPGARFVTFRVTQADPSLDAQGRVIATDGGENSCTVSASFRALGPGPTENQTICQDGGLLLAISNGENTPAGTSVCSANPPGGNEPEFPPGYAPSAPGEQSPCQVLTIDSPIGGQTEMVLKKDGDFNLNLRMLFSHSEIVGGELFFPAFNDVTKFVEQIATVTPDPTRVGGSVAWSPVKVACAIQSEAARLEFCGGLPAGSEGPDADGDGFSLCAASSLDVDCNDQFDDIFPDAREVCNGLDDNCDHQVDEDDPPGIPCPAPGLLGACRQGMTSCTTLPLSCRQTVLPVDEVACNHIDDDCDGRVDGTYVFSDYLPPINPDGSTVFVKKRGAIPVKFQLRDCSGAFVDNAVATIDVLFHGVGIVGDEEVAVSSVGSANTGNLFRFDPSSHQYIYNLDASLLQRNASYIIRTHLDDGSEHDVLISIK, encoded by the coding sequence ATGTACGCAACATCGAATCCTGTGCGAGTCGCCGTCTTCGACCTGATCCTGGCCGCCTGGCTGGCCGCCGGGGCTTCGTACGCCAACGCGGCCGTTACCACGTACGCCGACGAAGCGTCCTTCCTCGAGGCTCTCGGTGAGGCTTCCGCCCGGCACGAGACCTTCGATCAGTTCGCAACGGGAACTCAGATCAACGACCAGATTTCGGGGGTCGTCTTTTCATCGCCCCATCAGGACTCGGGCGCCTACTACCCCATTCAGGTCCTGGACGACCCGGGAGCAACCAGCCGGCCGAACGTCCTCGGCGGCGGGTACCTTTCGGAATCGCCGGGCGAATCCCTCCAGATCATGGTCCTCGATTTCGCCCCGTCCATTTCGGCCTTCTCGTTCTATCTCACCGATTACGATCCCAATGGCACTCCCGCTTCCGTGAGGCTCGAGCTCCCCAACGAAGGGAGCGCGACGTTCCCGCTCTCGAACACATCGGAGAGCGAACTCACTCCCGTCTTTTTCGGAGCGACGTCCAACGTCCCGATCCTGAGGGTGATCATCACGTCGGGACTCCAGGGTGGCGGGTTCGAGGAGTTCGGAATCGACGATCTCCGGTATCTGGCCATACGGGAGGGAGACACGAACCCTCCCGAGTGCCACGGCGCGCCCGCGGAAGAGGAAGGGGTCCCCGGCATCAACGGGTCGGCCGCCGAAATCGGCGTATTCGAATCCGGCATCCAGCGCGTGTTCCTGGACGAGGGATCGAGCAATCTGAGCCTGACCGTCGCGCCCTTCGATCCCGGGGCGCGTTTTGTCACCTTCCGCGTGACTCAGGCCGATCCCTCCCTCGACGCGCAGGGGCGCGTGATCGCCACCGACGGAGGCGAGAACTCCTGCACCGTGTCGGCGAGCTTCCGCGCGCTCGGCCCCGGCCCGACGGAGAACCAGACCATCTGTCAAGACGGCGGACTGCTCCTGGCCATCAGCAACGGCGAGAATACGCCGGCCGGCACGTCCGTGTGCAGCGCCAACCCGCCGGGCGGGAACGAGCCGGAGTTTCCGCCGGGTTACGCGCCGTCGGCCCCCGGCGAGCAGTCCCCCTGCCAGGTCCTTACGATCGACTCGCCGATCGGCGGGCAGACCGAGATGGTCCTGAAGAAGGACGGGGATTTCAATCTGAACCTGAGGATGCTGTTCTCTCACTCGGAGATCGTCGGCGGCGAGCTGTTCTTCCCGGCCTTCAACGACGTCACCAAGTTCGTGGAACAGATCGCCACGGTCACGCCGGACCCCACGCGCGTGGGAGGCTCGGTGGCGTGGTCACCCGTCAAGGTGGCCTGCGCCATTCAGAGCGAGGCGGCCCGGCTCGAATTCTGCGGCGGGCTGCCGGCGGGGTCGGAAGGCCCGGACGCGGACGGCGACGGCTTCAGCCTGTGCGCGGCCAGCAGCCTGGACGTGGACTGCAACGATCAGTTCGACGACATCTTCCCGGACGCGCGCGAGGTGTGCAACGGTCTCGACGACAATTGCGACCACCAGGTCGACGAGGACGACCCTCCGGGAATTCCCTGCCCCGCTCCGGGCCTCCTGGGCGCCTGCCGGCAGGGGATGACGTCGTGCACGACGCTGCCCTTGAGCTGCCGGCAGACGGTCCTGCCGGTCGACGAAGTCGCCTGCAACCACATCGACGACGACTGCGACGGACGGGTGGACGGGACCTACGTCTTCAGCGACTACCTCCCGCCAATCAACCCGGATGGCTCGACCGTCTTCGTGAAGAAGCGAGGCGCGATTCCGGTCAAGTTCCAGCTTCGGGACTGCTCCGGCGCCTTCGTGGACAATGCCGTGGCCACGATTGACGTCCTATTCCACGGGGTCGGGATCGTCGGAGACGAAGAGGTCGCCGTGAGCAGCGTCGGGAGCGCCAACACCGGCAACCTGTTCAGATTTGACCCCTCATCCCACCAGTACATCTATAATCTGGATGCGTCGTTGCTGCAGCGGAACGCCAGCTACATCATCAGGACGCATCTCGACGACGGCTCCGAGCACGACGTGCTCATTTCGATCAAGTAA
- a CDS encoding metallophosphoesterase: MVGSRDRQPSWWRRSILFLVVAGGACVAYGHWVEPYWPTVIHVRIRSAKAGDRSRPLRIVHISDIHSDPRPRLEERLPGLIAAEHPDVIVYTGDSINSPPALPIFRRLMTRLAEVAPTFAVRGNWDAWYWRDEDLFGGTGVHELDGRAEGVTVGDRQVWIAGVAVGHESLARTALDQVPAGSLTIFLYHYPYPDVIPEEDAARVDLLCAGHTHGGQVALPLYGAILTLSKYGKKYESGLYRAGSFWMYVNRGIGLEGGDAPRVRFWARPEITAIDIVSGPGP; the protein is encoded by the coding sequence GTGGTCGGGAGCCGGGATCGCCAACCGTCCTGGTGGCGACGCTCGATCCTCTTCCTGGTGGTCGCGGGCGGCGCCTGCGTCGCCTACGGCCATTGGGTCGAGCCGTACTGGCCCACGGTCATCCACGTCCGGATCCGCTCCGCCAAGGCGGGCGATCGATCCAGGCCGCTGCGCATCGTTCACATCTCGGACATCCACAGCGATCCCAGGCCGCGCCTCGAGGAGCGCCTGCCGGGGTTGATCGCCGCCGAGCATCCGGACGTCATCGTCTATACCGGCGACTCGATCAACTCGCCGCCGGCGCTGCCGATCTTCAGGCGACTGATGACGCGTCTCGCCGAGGTCGCGCCGACCTTCGCGGTGCGGGGCAACTGGGACGCGTGGTACTGGCGCGACGAGGACCTGTTCGGCGGGACAGGCGTGCACGAGCTCGATGGCCGGGCCGAAGGGGTCACCGTGGGGGACCGCCAGGTGTGGATCGCCGGGGTGGCCGTCGGGCACGAGAGCCTGGCGCGAACCGCCCTGGACCAGGTGCCCGCGGGGAGCCTGACGATCTTTCTCTACCATTACCCTTATCCGGATGTCATCCCCGAGGAGGATGCAGCCCGGGTCGATCTCCTGTGCGCCGGGCACACGCACGGCGGGCAGGTCGCCCTGCCGCTGTACGGAGCCATCCTCACGCTGTCGAAGTACGGCAAGAAGTACGAGTCGGGGCTCTACCGCGCGGGGAGCTTCTGGATGTACGTCAACCGCGGCATCGGGCTGGAAGGGGGGGACGCGCCGCGGGTCAGGTTCTGGGCCAGGCCGGAGATCACCGCCATCGATATCGTTTCGGGCCCGGGCCCCTGA
- a CDS encoding DUF4215 domain-containing protein codes for MPACRSGRRLAAILIALIPCLLLPAAPRGETGADRLERLRAAVRFVPRRMSVEAARVGAAAWDGAAGHPGPWAGAAEGAPAVLAGTPGQPPEVQASRGVAGTQSETSIAVFGSTVVVGFNQINGNRGSGAAWSTDGGLTFTDGGGLPTGGPLPKELLGDPSVTVCGNGTFYYASIYFPNASDAAIAVNVGTVSGTTLTWSNPQIASISTNDFLDKEWLTCDRATNTLYMVYTRFVNGNLGMAGPLQVEIIKSADGGTTWSAPLVLESSSTESVQIAYVAIGPDGEVYVLWERGVDDITAAETRLEFRRSLDFAASFDPRVVVRSMAPSFFPANVGYNREDTLEIGTIAVDTSTGPGRGNLYVIWVEREIPEAPERDVFLARSIDRGATWSAPVRVNDDGAGHDQVMPWVSVNSGGGVETTWYDYRNWTAMSTTDVYAARSTDGGGSFEPNVRVTTVPSSWFVPATFTPNFGDYAQCASEGTGFYPAWSDGRNNDIDVFMAHIATDTCGNGALDPFEQCDDGNTLDGDSCSGACAATPCGNGIPEAGEGCDDGNVRSGDGCSQTCRPEICGDSVVQPTAREECDDGNQTSGDGCSATCQAELDRLAWVVDERSRLVLQSVTTGRVIPIGDPGFHEMGDLAFDASGRLFGSTQFNVNLSIGYNGALVDMAPLGLPGRGAFIGWTGWLAVTAIDFHPLTGVLYGIAVDAAGSSRLVILDPATGITTATVGDLALTNARAMAFDAAGTLYVGTSSLYTVNSATAARTLVGGPIFNAVALAGMDFAPDGTLYGIALRGTGADGGLLRVNKATGVGTVLFISGRIQQQGIRFAPPIAVDRDLDGIHDVADCAPDDPANAPPGATAGLLFSSQATLTWSAAANARFHNVYRGTATAPLGTRLPGSVFDHVCFESADSRADGDLVSTDPSLPPAGTAFYYLTDGEGCGEGPLGSDVDHPAPNPSPCPTPP; via the coding sequence ATGCCCGCATGCAGGTCGGGGCGACGCCTCGCCGCGATCCTCATCGCGCTCATCCCCTGCCTGTTGCTGCCGGCCGCCCCGCGCGGGGAGACCGGAGCGGACCGCCTCGAGCGCCTGCGCGCCGCCGTGCGCTTCGTGCCGCGGCGCATGAGCGTCGAGGCGGCGCGGGTCGGCGCCGCGGCGTGGGACGGTGCCGCCGGCCACCCGGGACCGTGGGCCGGAGCGGCGGAGGGAGCGCCGGCCGTCCTGGCCGGAACGCCGGGCCAGCCTCCCGAAGTCCAGGCCAGTCGCGGCGTCGCCGGCACGCAGAGCGAGACCAGCATCGCGGTCTTCGGCTCGACCGTGGTCGTCGGCTTCAATCAGATCAACGGCAACCGCGGCAGCGGCGCCGCCTGGTCGACGGACGGCGGGCTCACCTTCACCGACGGCGGCGGACTGCCGACCGGCGGCCCCCTGCCGAAGGAGCTTCTCGGCGATCCGTCGGTCACGGTCTGCGGCAACGGCACGTTCTACTACGCCAGCATCTACTTCCCGAACGCCTCCGATGCCGCGATCGCGGTCAACGTCGGGACGGTCTCCGGGACGACCCTCACCTGGTCGAACCCGCAGATCGCCTCGATCTCGACGAACGATTTCCTCGACAAGGAATGGCTGACCTGCGATCGGGCGACCAACACCCTGTACATGGTCTACACGCGCTTCGTGAACGGGAACCTGGGCATGGCGGGGCCGCTGCAGGTCGAGATCATCAAGTCGGCCGACGGCGGCACCACCTGGTCGGCGCCGCTCGTCCTCGAGAGCAGCTCCACCGAGTCGGTGCAGATCGCCTATGTCGCCATCGGGCCGGACGGCGAGGTGTACGTCCTGTGGGAACGCGGTGTCGACGACATCACCGCGGCCGAGACCCGGCTGGAATTCAGGCGAAGCCTCGACTTCGCCGCCTCGTTCGATCCCCGGGTGGTGGTGCGCTCCATGGCCCCGTCCTTCTTCCCGGCCAACGTCGGCTACAACCGCGAGGACACCCTCGAAATCGGCACGATTGCGGTCGATACCTCGACCGGTCCGGGCCGCGGGAACCTGTACGTCATCTGGGTCGAGCGCGAGATCCCCGAGGCGCCGGAGCGGGACGTGTTCCTGGCGCGCTCGATCGACCGGGGGGCGACCTGGTCGGCCCCCGTGCGGGTCAACGACGATGGCGCCGGCCACGACCAGGTCATGCCCTGGGTGTCGGTCAACTCCGGCGGCGGCGTCGAGACCACCTGGTACGACTACCGGAACTGGACCGCGATGAGCACCACCGACGTCTACGCGGCCCGATCGACCGACGGCGGGGGATCGTTCGAGCCGAATGTCCGTGTCACGACCGTCCCCTCCTCCTGGTTCGTGCCCGCCACATTCACCCCCAACTTCGGCGACTACGCCCAGTGCGCCAGCGAGGGGACCGGCTTCTACCCGGCGTGGTCCGACGGACGGAACAACGACATCGACGTCTTCATGGCGCACATCGCAACCGACACGTGCGGAAACGGCGCCCTCGATCCGTTCGAGCAGTGCGACGACGGCAACACGCTCGACGGCGATTCCTGCTCCGGGGCCTGCGCCGCGACCCCGTGCGGCAATGGAATCCCCGAGGCGGGCGAGGGGTGTGACGACGGCAACGTCCGGAGCGGCGACGGCTGCTCCCAGACCTGCCGCCCGGAGATCTGCGGCGATAGCGTGGTCCAGCCCACCGCGCGTGAGGAGTGCGACGACGGCAACCAGACCTCGGGCGACGGCTGCTCGGCGACCTGCCAGGCCGAGCTCGACCGGCTCGCCTGGGTCGTCGACGAGCGCTCGCGACTCGTCCTGCAGAGCGTCACCACGGGCAGGGTGATCCCGATCGGGGACCCCGGCTTCCACGAGATGGGGGACCTGGCGTTCGACGCGTCCGGACGGCTGTTCGGCTCCACCCAGTTCAACGTCAACCTGTCGATCGGCTACAACGGGGCGCTTGTCGACATGGCGCCCCTGGGACTGCCGGGCCGGGGAGCGTTCATCGGCTGGACCGGCTGGCTCGCCGTGACGGCGATCGACTTCCATCCCCTCACGGGGGTCCTGTACGGCATCGCGGTCGACGCGGCGGGATCGAGCCGGCTCGTCATCCTCGACCCCGCGACCGGCATCACCACGGCCACCGTGGGCGACCTGGCGCTGACCAACGCCCGCGCCATGGCGTTCGACGCGGCCGGCACCCTGTACGTCGGCACGTCGTCCCTCTACACGGTGAACTCGGCGACCGCCGCGAGGACGCTCGTCGGCGGACCGATCTTCAACGCCGTGGCCCTGGCGGGCATGGACTTCGCTCCCGACGGGACGCTGTACGGCATCGCGCTCCGCGGCACCGGCGCGGACGGCGGGCTCCTGCGCGTCAACAAGGCGACCGGGGTCGGCACCGTCCTGTTCATCTCCGGCAGGATCCAGCAGCAGGGGATCCGCTTCGCGCCGCCCATCGCCGTCGATCGCGATCTCGACGGGATTCACGACGTCGCGGACTGCGCCCCCGACGATCCGGCCAACGCGCCGCCGGGCGCGACGGCCGGACTTCTCTTCTCCAGCCAGGCGACCCTCACCTGGTCGGCCGCCGCGAACGCCAGGTTCCACAACGTCTACCGGGGCACGGCGACGGCCCCCCTGGGGACGCGCCTGCCGGGGAGCGTGTTCGATCACGTCTGCTTCGAAAGCGCCGACTCCCGCGCCGACGGCGACCTGGTCTCGACCGATCCGTCCCTGCCGCCCGCCGGCACCGCGTTCTACTACCTGACCGACGGAGAGGGCTGCGGCGAGGGGCCGCTCGGCAGCGACGTCGATCACCCGGCCCCCAACCCGAGCCCCTGCCCGACCCCCCCCTAG
- a CDS encoding MBL fold metallo-hydrolase, giving the protein MPPTDRRAPWRVVTTRIAILIGGLLIALPARAHSGAPPAAEKPAPKAPEFKLEKVSDRVYCLYGRGGNVGFLVTDAGVVVVDDQYREVAEGIVAQIKSVTDKPIRFLVNTHYHGDHTGGNPVFIKFAEIIAHNSVRPRLLEYPETIQKTFPGRLQAIEAELAGLKDAADPYRLAIEKDRDLLAEKVLHMGDLFFNGMVPFIDALAGGSGRGYVRNLDQALALVPPDTKVIPGHGPVTDVATLRRFRSFMSDLVDEVEKAVKAGRSKAEAIRTIKLDQYPEIKPSFRTLGNDVAVIYDEVQAGR; this is encoded by the coding sequence ATGCCCCCAACGGACCGCCGCGCCCCCTGGCGCGTCGTCACCACCCGGATTGCCATCCTGATCGGGGGCCTGCTGATCGCGCTTCCGGCCCGCGCGCACTCCGGTGCGCCGCCGGCGGCGGAGAAGCCGGCGCCGAAAGCCCCCGAGTTCAAGCTGGAGAAGGTGTCCGACCGCGTCTATTGCCTGTACGGCCGGGGCGGGAACGTCGGCTTCCTGGTCACCGACGCCGGCGTGGTGGTGGTGGACGACCAGTACCGCGAAGTCGCCGAGGGGATCGTGGCGCAGATCAAGAGCGTGACCGACAAGCCGATCCGCTTCCTGGTCAACACCCACTATCACGGCGATCACACGGGCGGCAACCCCGTGTTCATCAAGTTCGCCGAGATCATCGCGCACAACAGCGTGCGGCCCCGGCTTCTGGAGTATCCGGAGACGATTCAGAAGACGTTTCCCGGAAGGCTCCAGGCGATCGAGGCGGAGCTCGCGGGCCTGAAGGACGCCGCCGATCCGTACCGCCTCGCCATCGAGAAGGACCGCGACCTGCTCGCAGAGAAAGTCCTGCACATGGGGGACCTGTTCTTCAACGGCATGGTCCCGTTCATCGACGCGCTCGCGGGAGGCTCTGGCCGTGGCTACGTGCGCAACCTCGATCAGGCCCTCGCCCTGGTGCCACCGGACACGAAAGTGATTCCGGGGCACGGCCCGGTCACCGATGTCGCCACGCTGCGGCGCTTCCGCTCGTTCATGTCCGATCTCGTCGACGAGGTCGAGAAGGCGGTCAAGGCCGGCCGGTCGAAGGCGGAGGCGATCCGGACCATCAAGCTGGATCAGTATCCCGAGATCAAGCCGAGCTTCCGGACTCTCGGGAACGACGTCGCGGTCATCTACGACGAGGTCCAGGCGGGGCGCTGA
- a CDS encoding DNA-3-methyladenine glycosylase, which yields MEAARVLAKSDPRLGRLIARVGPCRLTVETLQSPFEALAEAIVYQQLTGKVAATILGRVVDLFRPKKFPSPQDILRTPDERLRRAGLSRAKVAAFKDLARATLDGTVPRLAALKRMDEEEIVARLTAIRGIGRWTAEMLLIFRLGRPDILPAGDYGIRKGFARTFETRALPTPRQVLRRGERWRPYRTVASWYLWRALEAAPRRQRRRSG from the coding sequence ATGGAAGCGGCCCGTGTCCTGGCGAAATCCGACCCGCGCCTCGGGCGCCTGATCGCGCGCGTCGGTCCCTGCCGCCTCACGGTCGAGACGCTCCAGAGCCCGTTCGAGGCGCTGGCCGAGGCGATCGTCTACCAGCAGCTCACGGGGAAGGTCGCCGCCACCATTCTCGGACGCGTCGTCGACCTGTTCCGGCCGAAAAAATTCCCGTCTCCGCAGGACATCCTGCGCACGCCCGACGAGCGGCTGCGCCGCGCCGGCCTGTCGCGCGCCAAGGTCGCCGCATTCAAGGACCTGGCGAGGGCCACGCTCGACGGCACCGTGCCGCGGCTGGCCGCGCTCAAGCGAATGGACGAGGAGGAGATCGTCGCCCGGCTGACCGCGATCCGCGGCATCGGACGCTGGACAGCGGAAATGCTCCTGATCTTCCGCCTCGGCCGTCCCGACATCCTGCCTGCCGGCGACTACGGCATCCGCAAGGGGTTCGCGCGCACCTTCGAGACCCGCGCCCTTCCGACGCCGCGGCAGGTCCTGAGGCGCGGCGAGCGCTGGCGCCCCTACCGCACGGTGGCGAGCTGGTACCTGTGGCGGGCGCTCGAGGCGGCGCCCCGGCGCCAACGCCGCCGGTCTGGCTGA